In Azotosporobacter soli, a single genomic region encodes these proteins:
- a CDS encoding MetQ/NlpA family ABC transporter substrate-binding protein, producing the protein MKLLKQSTLFLLTFLLFALLIGGCSNQAKETSPASGQEKKSITVGTSPIFKDILAATKEEFDKDGYTLNVKIFDDLVTPNIALQEGSVDVNYYQHEPYLNQFNQNKGTTLVKYGNGTLKYFMGIFSKEVSKLADLKDGATVAIPNDPSNRVRALKVLQSNSLIKLKDDVASPTKLDITENKKNLQIVEMDIMKLVSSLDDVDAATINSIIAVQGGVDPKTALALEDNGESDKFAIIVAVKKGANNEKSAERLTKALQSDRVKNLLEEKYKGAIVPLF; encoded by the coding sequence ATGAAACTGTTAAAACAATCGACCCTATTCCTTCTGACTTTCCTTCTCTTCGCCCTGCTGATCGGCGGTTGCAGCAATCAGGCGAAAGAAACATCCCCCGCCTCCGGACAGGAAAAGAAAAGCATTACCGTGGGAACCTCGCCGATATTTAAAGATATTCTTGCAGCGACCAAAGAAGAATTCGACAAAGATGGTTACACGCTGAACGTCAAGATATTTGACGATCTGGTCACGCCAAATATTGCGCTGCAAGAAGGCAGCGTCGACGTCAATTATTATCAGCACGAACCCTACCTGAACCAATTTAACCAGAACAAAGGTACTACGCTCGTTAAATACGGCAACGGCACGTTAAAATATTTCATGGGAATTTTCTCGAAAGAAGTCAGCAAGCTGGCCGATTTGAAAGACGGCGCAACTGTCGCCATTCCGAACGATCCCAGCAATCGAGTCCGTGCGCTCAAGGTTTTGCAAAGCAACTCACTGATCAAACTGAAAGACGATGTTGCTTCGCCGACAAAATTGGATATCACGGAAAATAAAAAAAATCTGCAAATTGTCGAAATGGATATCATGAAACTGGTCAGTTCCTTAGATGACGTGGATGCAGCGACCATCAACTCGATCATCGCCGTGCAAGGCGGCGTCGACCCTAAAACGGCGCTGGCTCTTGAAGACAACGGCGAAAGCGACAAATTCGCCATCATTGTTGCCGTAAAAAAAGGCGCCAACAATGAAAAATCCGCCGAGCGCCTGACCAAAGCGTTGCAGTCGGATCGAGTCAAAAATCTCTTAGAAGAAAAATATAAAGGCGCGATTGTTCCGCTGTTCTAA
- a CDS encoding carbon storage regulator: MLVLGRKAGEYVMIGKDIMVKVVKSTEGDLRLAIDAPRSFHILRGELYEDHESCLLENQ, from the coding sequence ATGCTGGTATTAGGTAGAAAAGCGGGTGAATATGTAATGATCGGAAAAGACATCATGGTCAAAGTTGTTAAAAGCACTGAAGGTGATTTGCGGTTGGCAATTGACGCCCCTCGCTCTTTTCACATTCTTCGTGGAGAATTGTATGAAGATCACGAATCATGTCTTCTTGAAAACCAATAG